A genome region from Nocardiopsis exhalans includes the following:
- a CDS encoding serine/threonine-protein kinase produces MRKLIPQDPTHIGPYRLTHRLGTGGMGRVYLARTPSGAQVVVKVVLPSLLEESRLVEGGTDYRGRFAREAELASRVDGFYTAEVVDSDPEADSPWIAYAYIRGRSLREALQEGPLDPPSLRALAAGLAEGLQAIHGSGLIHRDLKPGNVILAEDGPRIIDFGVARPTEGSSMTATGHLFGTLPYMSPEQAEGAPLSTASDVFALGTLLAYAATGLNPFDTTSGPRVLLRLVSPPPVGILTSLPPDLRSLIASCWNHDPELRPSPRLIIERCAHEDLPRTWPPRLLPPRASAPPDRLRSEGPTRPSWPPNPPQDDRTPQPGAPGDGTTPPRPGTAR; encoded by the coding sequence GTGCGGAAACTCATCCCCCAGGACCCGACACACATCGGCCCCTACCGGCTGACCCACCGCCTCGGCACCGGTGGCATGGGGCGGGTATACCTCGCCCGTACACCTTCGGGGGCACAGGTGGTCGTCAAGGTGGTGCTGCCCTCCCTCCTGGAGGAGTCCAGGCTGGTCGAGGGCGGCACGGACTACCGCGGGCGGTTCGCCCGCGAGGCCGAGCTGGCCTCCCGGGTCGACGGCTTCTACACCGCCGAGGTCGTGGACAGCGACCCCGAAGCCGACTCCCCCTGGATCGCCTACGCCTACATCCGGGGCCGCTCGCTCAGGGAGGCCCTTCAGGAGGGGCCGCTCGACCCGCCCTCTCTGCGCGCTCTGGCCGCGGGTCTCGCCGAGGGGCTCCAGGCCATCCACGGCAGCGGGCTGATCCACCGCGACCTCAAACCGGGCAACGTCATCCTGGCCGAGGACGGGCCCCGCATCATCGACTTCGGGGTGGCCCGTCCCACCGAGGGCAGTTCCATGACCGCCACCGGCCACCTGTTCGGCACGCTGCCCTACATGTCGCCCGAGCAGGCCGAGGGGGCCCCACTGTCCACCGCTTCGGACGTGTTCGCGCTGGGCACCCTCCTGGCGTACGCCGCCACCGGCCTCAATCCCTTCGACACCACATCCGGACCCCGGGTCCTGTTGCGGCTGGTCAGCCCGCCACCGGTCGGGATCCTGACCTCCTTACCACCGGACCTGCGCTCCCTCATCGCCAGCTGCTGGAACCACGACCCCGAGCTGCGCCCCTCGCCTCGGCTGATCATCGAACGCTGCGCGCACGAGGACCTCCCCCGTACCTGGCCGCCCCGGCTGCTGCCGCCCCGGGCGTCGGCCCCGCCCGACCGACTGCGCTCCGAAGGGCCCACGCGGCCCTCGTGGCCCCCGAATCCTCCCCAGGACGACCGGACACCACAGCCCGGCGCTCCGGGGGACGGAACGACACCCCCACGTCCCGGTACAGCCCGCTGA
- a CDS encoding WD40 repeat domain-containing protein: MLGSTGGADLWPLAVSPDGSLLATVGADRLVRVWDVAGREELRQLTGHSAFTRGVGFSPDGATLYTCSDDGTVRAWPARGWPGAGQIASRRCR, translated from the coding sequence GTGCTGGGAAGCACCGGCGGCGCCGACCTGTGGCCCCTGGCGGTCAGCCCGGACGGTTCCCTTCTGGCCACCGTGGGAGCTGACCGGCTGGTGCGCGTGTGGGACGTCGCCGGACGCGAGGAGCTGCGACAGCTCACCGGCCACAGCGCCTTCACCCGGGGTGTGGGTTTCTCCCCCGACGGCGCCACCCTCTACACCTGTTCTGACGACGGCACGGTCCGTGCCTGGCCCGCCAGGGGCTGGCCCGGGGCCGGTCAGATCGCCTCGCGGCGTTGCAGGTAG